The nucleotide window ATGCATACTTCGTATAAAATCTGCATAAGATGTCCCCCCTAATCCCAACTTGAGCTCCAGCTGGCAAGgtgttaaaagtaaaaaaaaaaagttactaaCATGATGTATTCTTATaacagaaataaaagaataagacTATGGTGCAATTCATAACATAGAAAGAAACTTGAGGCAAAATCTGGCATCAAGAAACATTAGTTCCATTAAGGCACCCTATGACTGGTAAATAGTGCCTAGTGGTGACCCAGATTACCTATATTGAACTCTGTCTTGTATCCTGTAGCAAATTGCAGTACAGGCCAAGTTCAGAGTATAACTACAAAGGTCAGATTCCCCTTCTGCAAATAGCTTTTAATTCATGGACGGTCCATGTCTATCGAAGTCACATTCTCCGATCACACTACAATGAGGATTGTTGTTATAACACCTCGATTAATCCTACTTCAgaagtgggcaagactaagattgacttataaaaatccaatgtgtactactatcaatttcAGTTTAAGTATCTTGATCAGTAATTTAggtcaaacaaagttgataggccagttagtccATCAACTTGATATGGGTATGCtggaccttgacgaggacgttcAAGCCTTTGAGTAGGAAAAATTATAATACCGATTaatcccacatcagaagtgggcaagattaagattgacttataaagttctgatgagtgtactactatcaactttagcTTAAGTTAGGTTGATatactagttagcccatcaggcccgggtCATGATAATTATACAATCAAGCTTTAGCTGAAACATGTTAAAACACTTATAGGTTCTTGTTTGGTCCACTATTTATAAGGGCTTTATGGGAAAGAGTGCATTTCTAAAAGTGAAATATTACTCTAATTGCATGAAACACTAGTATGATTTCTGCTTGTATGCTTCAAGATTAATGAGAAGCCGATATTAGTTATGACAAACTGATTGTGTCTTCTAAAGATGTTTCAGCTCGACTAACTCAAAAACACTAATAATTGGAACAGCCTTCATAACGAAATTTAGCCCATATATTTTATTAGTTAGTTCCTAAGGATCTTATAACTCATATTGTAACTTGTTAAGAAATTAGAAGGCCCATATTTGAGGCTGCTATAGTTTTTTGTCACTAGAAACAGCTTAACCATGAAGAATTTTTGCCCAAGGAAAACATATATGGAAAGGGAGAAACTTTCAACATGAGTAAGATATTTAACAGAAAACCTGGTAGAGTGGATGAAGCACAAAGATAAATTGGTTAAATGTTTTGCTTGCAGAAGTGTGGTACCCAGAGcatatttttatgaatctttacATGTATTCTGTGGATGTAGGTACGCATCGTACACGCAACATATGTATCTGAAATGTATGTGAAATTGCAAGCGGAAAAAACGTAACTGAGAGGTGCATTACCTTTTCCTCCAATCACACAAATCAGAATCAAGCTAATCTACAGAAATAACCAATATGATGCAACAAACTTTTGTTTGTATGGACAAGTGAAACAACAAGTCACAATTGTCAAAAGCTTTAAGATCTTGGGTTGCTGTAAAATTTTCATGACTGAAGTCCTTTGTCAGAACAGCCTCAGTAGTTCCAAGTTTCCCTAACAAACAACTATTTTGGCGTGCTTCATCACTGAGGGGTTCTTGAAGATTATCTAGAATCAGATAATGTATTGGTGTTTATTTACAGTTTTGCACGCTTTTCCATTCAAGAATGAACAAATAATTGATAGCAGATAATTTTTACAAGTAGAGTATATCAAGCACCTTCTTTCTACTTCCCAAACTTGAAAATCAACCGTAACAACAGGTATCTGAGAGAAGACTTACAGTTGGTGCAAGAAGGCCACCAAAGATAATAATTCCCCCAATAAGAGAGAAACATGTAGCATAGTACATCTTTAGATTTGAAGGAGTCTGACACCAATACAGTAATAAAAAATGCGTAGTTAATCATGGAAGTAGATATTGTATAGACCAAAATGTAGCAGAAAGACTTACCAGGGGAGGCAGAAAAGGTATGAAAGATGGAAAGTCAGGAAGTTCATTTTCTCGTCTTTCACCGAAGATTCCTTGTTCGGCACTTTTTATTCTCTGTTGTATTCGTAGTCTGCGAACCTATAGATCAAAGGGAAATGATGAAGAAAACCCTCAAATGAATGAACTGATTAACAATCATAATTTCATAGTATATAGTTGATGTCTCCGTCATTTTGGTTTGAATATCAGCTGGTGCTTCAAGTTTTAACTACTCCATAAGCAGCAAAAAATCCTGACAATAAAGCTTGGGAGATACATAAGGACATGCTAATCTGTATTTTCCACCAGGAGAGAATGATGGAGAACCATCTAGGTTTACAAAAACTCTTAGAAGAGTTTATCAATTGGCTGGCCTAGAAACTCTAAGAGTTGTATGGAACAATGAAGTCTTTTAGTCTTTCTAGGTGCTAACCTTGGGTCACTAtttttgtattaagtgcactcttGCATTAAGTACACTCTTTTTCTTCTCAACTTTAATAAGTTGTTTTATAGCTATTTAGGTTTCTTAGAAGTTATATTTTGATGTCTAAACAGCATACAAGTTCCCTGGGAATCATTACATTTATTGATTGTACTAAGGTTCCTAACCCCCTATAAATAGTGTAATTTGTCAATGGATGAAACAGTTCAGGTTTGAATGAAAAACACTTGCATCTTCTATCTTCTAgtctcttactctcctctctaatctcactcctctcttactctCTCTTTTCTCTACTTCTATACTTTGTGCTACATCAAATCAAGAGACAATCATGAAGCTACTCCTGACAGTATGAACCATAAACTATGAAAATCTAATAGGATCTTCCAAATGTGGCACAACTAATTTGACTTCACACATGCTGATTAGATCAACAATGACTCACCTCCTCCATGTGCAAAAAGATCTTATTGCGACGACTTCTAATGTTATCTTGAATTTCTTGCAATTCCATTTTTGCAAAATCCTGAACTGTTTCAGGTCCTTCAATTATACAAAAGCTACATTTGTGAATAAATAGAAAAATAGATTAGCATAAGAAAAATAAGGACATACATGAACTGCAACAGGTTGAAGATTACTCAGATTGAGAGATGCTTTAGGATATGGCTAACAGAGAGGACAAATAATGAAAAAGGCATTGTTTTACATTATATGCAGCACTTTATCATATTTGACATCAAGGAGAAATTGAATGCATATAATGACATATGTAGATATGATTGTACAGCATGGGTAATATTAAAAGCACCAAGCTACTAAAACACGTATCAAAGTGCTAAAAACTAAGAATTCTGGGCATCCTGCTACACAATCAAAACTAGTGCTCCTACAGAATTTCATCTCATTTAATTTTGGGGAAACTGAATTGACAGACAATAATGAAAGTTCAAGATAATTAATATTTTCCTTAAGCCACCAGAAGAGGTAGCATGCATATCAAAACTTGCAACCAGAATTATGAGACTACATCTTGTGAGCATGGAAACTCAAGAATAGGTCACCACATTTACTTGAGCATCCTTGTATATGATTGCAACGACGTGGTGCAATATTCTTCAAGAAAGTGACGTCTATTTGTAATGAATATCTTTTTCATCATAATAGAGATAATTGACCATGATAATTCTTCGCCACATGGTTTCTAGAGCATCCTTGTACATCACTGCAACGCCTTGTTGCCAATGAATATCTTTTTAGTGACAATGGAGATTTTGACATGACAGGTCTTCTACTTCCCATGAATCCCTCTTTTCTCCAACTTGTTCCCTAAAAATGTGTTGCCTAACTATACAGTGTAGTTAACCCtgaaaaaaaaaggtataatAGATTTTGTGCAATCACGTCTTACTTTCTAGGCCTTCTCCGAtggcaaaaataaataaataaataaataaaacagagGAACTTGACGTTCTCAACAAGCAATTGCACTAAATAAGTAAATATAACAGATTTAGAAGGAATTCATCAAGTACGACAACACCGGAGACACTAGGCTGCACTAAAAGACAACATGAACTTCAAATCATTCAGCAAACAACACAAACCACCACATCTTTAGAAACCAAACAGGCTTTCTTCGGCTTCTCATGCTGATCACACCGGATTTACCAACAACCCAACCATGTCGATGCAAGTCGCGACAACAATCTCAGCCCAACCTAAACTCAATTAGACAAAGATTCGAAAATAGTACCCGGAGGGGTTTTTCTCGGCGGGATCACTAGCGGCGGCCGTGTCGACCgaggatgaagaagaggaagcggcagcgtcCGCGTCCCTCGCAGCCATCGGCCTCCATTTCAAGATCGCCGGCGGCTGCGGCCTTCCGATCCTCGTAGCGGGAGTAAATCTCCAGCTCGGATGGCGAGGGATGGGGGGCAGAGTCAGTATTCGACCCGAGCACAGCATCCTTTTGGGGTTCTAATTCTTGTTGGCAAAAGGGTTAAAATAAGACCAAGAATTCGATCTAATCATCTCCTCTATCTTCTCGGAGAGTCGGTGAGGTGTGGAAGCGAGAAGTGGCGATACGGAGCAAAATGTGGTGGGAAAAAACTACAATATTCTCGTCCTCTATAATTAATTACTTGTATCCGAATTTGCtccaataaattaaattaaatttaacttACTTATAATTATAACATAACCGATAGAGAATATGGGAAGAGGGGAGATAAAGAGAGGTCGAGAAAACCCTAttccattttaatttttttttttatttaaattaaaaatattattatttacgtatgtatgtatgtatatataacaaCGTTAAATAATTGGAACattatatttttgttattattattattattattattattattattattattattattattattattattattattatcgttcGATATATTCATATAAAACGAAAATATGGtaaatatttttagtattataaAGTTGAAGCTCTATCTAATACTAGTATCTATAGATTGGATGGTCCCTTTTTAAGTACGTTCAATATTGAAATATGcaataaaagggaaaaaaaatcttgTGAGAATAAGaaaaatagattgagataaaataaTGGAAGAgaacaaatatattatattttcattgttatttttaTACCAAACTAATTTGGAATGTGTAATTATTTATTGGGCAGGTATTTATAAaatgtttaaaatataaatatttgaaggagtatatatattatttatttatttttatggatGATTAAGAAAAACTCTTTTTTGAAGTGTCGAAGGAATATGTTGTTAATATCTGGATAAGCCTGATGTGGTTCAGATCCGTATGTGTATGATTATTTGACGTGTTTTTGAGATGGAAGCATTAAACTTGTAAGGTATCTCTACATAGATAAATATCGAGATCGAAAGAGATTTTTCAATCTGATCCTTTCAATGTTCAAGTTAGTATCCGCATACGTGCGGATGACAATAATCAAAAAAGATTAGCCCCCCGTCTTCTTTTGAAAATAAACTTTTATACTTTTATACATGATATAGAAGAGATATAATATTCCGTAAAAATTTTACGAGCAGACAGCTTCTAACCACCTCCTTAAACCTATTATACTTGCAATGGCCTTTGACTTAAGACCCTCGACCAAGGGTGCACTGATCTAACTCACTGGATTGGTCGAGTTCAAGTTAAAACTTATAGCACTAACTTTTAACCTATACTTTTCTTTCTCCTCATCTCTAcctctctccttcctcttctcataaGACATACATACAGTAAAGTGTTCAAAGAGGAGACTCACGTAGGAATGGTCATTTGTACTCCACCAACTGAAGCTtttaattttgattatgtttgaaatATTATCTCATGTATACTACCGGCACATTGTAATATTAGCTTCCTGATTTTTAGCAAGATTTTTTATGTGAACATGTTTCTTGATATATGTATACAATGGAACTAAAATACACCTATCAACATTGTAATTCTCACAATATTAACTTCAATCATGTTGATATTTTATGtaataaaagaattataaaaattatcttatgacctatttatatgatttttttcaaTTCTTTTAATTGGATAGAATTTTGATGAATGTATGCCATGTTACACCTACTGATTGTGTATATTTCCAACCAATATATCCATGCACATCCCTACCTTTACAAAAAGGAATTGTTAGGCAGACTGTTTTATGAGTGTGGTATCGACAAGTACTCAAAATTACACATGATGTGCTGCTTGTAAAATCATCTACTGGGAAATAATCCATTTCCTTTCACCATGTTGAATATGGTCTACTATATAGACGCAAATGTAATATGTCTAGAAATAGTAGGACTGCTATTCCCTGCTAGTTTTAGGGTCCGTCTACCCTCTTTGTGGTGGCTGATTTGTACAGGCTCATGAACTTGGCTATAAATTCTGTCAAGAAACAACAAAATTGATTAGGTCATGCAAAATATCTTCAAATTGGTAAGCACTAGGGCAACAGAACCATGTATACCTTCgattatttaatatactaataaaataaaagaaaactcgTACCTTCGATCCTCATAAAATAGCGTACGTTCCTTTTCAAGTCACTTGGTTCAGGATGTTCCAATGATGTATGCTTGATGGCATCCAAGAAGCTCATGTTATCCCACTGAATAACAGCAAGAGACTTAAAATCATATTATGCATTCCAAGAAAAGGCAAACACAAGAATCATCTTGGTTCCCAAAGCAAGTAACTATGCTTACATTTTTATATTCCCGATACAAGTCGTCTATCTTGGCTTGGAGTTGATCATCCAAATGCTTCTTGAGTTCAACTATAAGTGTCTGCAACAACAATGAGACCGATAGTATTTAGATGATTGAATTGTCAATTTTGTCAGATAAGAAAATATTGCTGTTGATTACTGAAGCATCCAAACAAACCATGTTgaggaaaaagaaaaatcatacaGTAAATATAAAATCTGGCGATACATCATACTCGATAAGATTCTTAAGCTTTCCACGGATTATATACAATCTGTCCAACAAAATGCACCATCAATTTCCTCTGCATACTCCAAGGCCAAAATTCTCAACAACAAGCATCAGTTATCAGAGTTCTAAAACGAAAGAACATGGATGCTCTGACAAACAACAAGTGCTTACTGTTTAGGGCTTTGCTCGTCAACAATACTTTTGGCTATGCTAGCTATATCATCTTCCCATCCAGTTAGGATATCCTGGTTTTCTTTGAGAGAATAACTGTGATTAAGCAGacagattaaaatatataaatggtTAATTTATAATACCTAGAAAAGCTTGCTTATTTTAGAAGGAAAAACAACTCCAATAAAGACAATTTAATTTGCTAGCGAAATAGAACTAAACTAAATATCAGGTCACTTAGTACTTACAGAGGTGATGTATGCATGAATGTCAATAGTTTTATTCGTTATTTCCttacaaaaagaaggaaaaaagatttACTATTCCTATACAAttgcaagagaagcaaaaagttcaaTTGCTATATGAATAGAAGGTGAACAACTAAACAACTCACCTTCCATAATGAATCCCAAATATTGTATAACTTTTCTATTCAATTTTCTGTCACAAGTCTCAATTAGACCAAAATTGATCCTTAATCTATTTCATTGAAATTTTCATGTTCTATTTTGTCTTCTTCGTGTCGCATTTAGAAATCAGCTACTTAACTGCAATATCGCATAAGGTTCAGTTGCAAATATCTTACAACTCCATCATGCTAAGAGGATTAAGAATTATGAAACAAGTATGATCTTAAACTCGACGAATATAGAATTATACTATAAAGAGGCTACAACAGCTTATATACAATCTGAAAATGCAAACAAACAGCTACTTGTATACTTTGAGTTCCAAGATGCTTCAAAAGAACGTATTGCTTGTCGAAGATTATGCTTTGAGTTCTCAGCAAATCTCTTGGCCATGTGGTGTGGCAAATCTATGGATTCTTGCCTTGCAATAAACTCAAGAACTTCAATAATCTGAAAAGAGGTCATTAATTTCATTGTCTGTAACATTTGTAATTAAACAAAACATTGATCACCTCTTCTAATGAGAAGATAGATGCAACAGGTAACCTCATTGTCTGATGGTGGTCGAAGCTTTACGATCTTGCAAATAGGTTTGATGATCTGAAGCTTTGAGGTATCTGAACAGCAGAAAAAAATCTTATTGCAACCCTTGTACTTTTCCATGAGCCAACAGACATAATGTTGAGCATCTGTTGAAAGCTTGTCAGCCTCATGGAGAACCACCACTGCAGGACTAAAGATATCTTAGAGAATAGGCATGACATGGAAACCAAAAAAATAGCTAATATCACCTATAAGAAAATACTATCACTTTACATTTTAAATAGAGAATGCCGATCCCAATTCAAACCTAATAAGTGATTATACATCAGATATTCAGGATTTAGAGATGATATGTACCTCTGACATTTGTATGATCACAGTTGTCGTATCTATCTGATGGTATATATGATTCATGTATCAAAGATATTATGACATGTTTCTCGTACCCATGCAAATCAGATAGGTTGACCTCAACATGTTGGGAAGATCTCCTCATGATAACTTCAATATTTGTAATGAATTCTCCCTAGAGATGAAATCCACAATTACTTCTCATGCCAAACTCTGCCTCTAAGAGTTCTATAGTCTGTGATTCTTAAAACAGGAATCTCTCCATTATGGTCTTTGAATTTATCATAATTGGTGAATATGCTTTGGTCATGAAAAAAGCAACAGggtaatgtaaaaaaaaaaaaaaaggtaccttCAGCTCAAACTTTTTCAGCTCGGTTTTCATCTGCAAAAAGGAATTGTCCAATTttataaagaagataaaaaaatgacATGATTGCTGTTAAGGAAATGATCTTTACCTTTAAATTCTCAGGTCCAAAGGCATCTCTCAATGTTGCTAAAACCATAGTTTTCTTCCCGACCCCTGGAGGGCCTTCAAATATTAAATGGCTGAATTGGGGTGCATTAACctacaaaataaaacaaaaaaaagaagaaatttttaTATCTAATTGAAGTTatgttaaaagtaaaaaaaaaaaaagagtataaaCGTGGCTTGATATGCACCTAGAGCTTAGGAACTTGAGGATCAGTTTAGGTTACACTTTGGTTAGCACAAGTCTATTTCAAAGGCAGGAAAAAGAAATTATTATGCAACAAGAATATAAGATTAATTTCATGGGGATCGATCCATTTGTATTTTTTGTCTCTGTTTATAAACTGAAGATGAAAATGACGGTATAACGTCATTATAACCTACTACAATGACATTGACATCTTTCCCTGGTTTTGATCCCACCTCTGTGTCTCAGGAACAAGGTGGATTCAGATGATGAAGAATTGTTAGATTAGCTGGGCCTTCTCCTGTTATTATAGGTTTGTTATATGATACAACAACAAATAGAACAAATCGTACCATCTGGCGGAGTTCCATAGCCTGGTCTCTGTTACAGATGAACTCGTTTAGAGCACTTGGTCGGTACTTGTTTGCCCAAACATATGCCTTCTCCTCAAAAACCCCAGTGCTCACCGCATCCTTCGAATTGGTGGTGCTGCCCTTCTTCTCTACGGCGGTGATGATTGCATCAGCAGCAGCCGGCGCCGTAACAGCGACGGGTGATAGGTGGACCGGAACCGGTTCGCTCTCCCTCGAGGGCTTGCTCGTCGGAGAGGTAGAGGTAATCTCCCCCCTCGATCCACCCTCCTCACCACGAGTCGAGGACTGGGAAATCTGAGACCCACCAGGATGACCCGCGGGTGGGGACCCGAGCGACGACGTGGCCGTGGCGGCGCCGTCCGGAAGGGTCTTGCTGCGGCCAGGGCTGAAACCGAGGCTCGGGAGGAAGGAACGGAGAAGGCCCTGGCTATGGCGGAGGGGTTCCTCGGCAAGGAAGGAGGAGTGGGCGGCGGAGGAATCGGGTGCCGTAGATCCTGCGTCGTCAGAGGTAGAGACAGCGGGTTCGGAGGAGGAACGGCGGAAGGAGGCGAAGGGGCCCTTCATAGTGGCGATGGCGTTGAagagaagagtagaggaggaggaggcgccgTTAAACGGCATCGCTGTTGGGTCGGGGGAGGCGGGAGGGGGCTTTTGAAGGCGAGGGGATTTGCTTCTGCCTCGAACAATTACCACATTTTCTACCCGCCATAGACCACCCGCCTCATTTGCCGTTGGTGACCGGGGAAGAAAGGTGGAGTAGTGACGGAGCCCACCGACTTTCCGGAGGTAAATTTGGGTAGGATTACGAAATAGTGTGCGTTTCTATTTTGGCGTGATGCGAGATGATCAAGAGGAGGTGGCGAAGGGCACGATGTTGGCTTGACGCGAGATCCGAGATGAACCAGGTGGATGATCCGCCAGGGCGTCTTGAACTGGTATCCTCTAATTGTCGCGTCCCAGCCGTCTGATTTTGTCGGCCCCGCTGAAGTTCTCCGGAGCCCATATCCAACTGGACACATGAACGGTTGAGATTGGCCTTGGAAGTTTCAAGCATTGAACAGGATCCTACTTCGAAGAGATGGGGAACTGGAGGACCCGTTTCTGGTGAGGatacgacgacgacgacgttTGCAGCTTCCGCGTCGTATATGTACACACATATTTCTCCCAAGTtagaaattattatatttatctttttaaaaTCGATCtcctatatttattattatttgattatttAAACAATAGAGATTATTTAAAATCTAATGTCACAAAGAAACTTAATgttcattataaaatataatatctttAAGTTAttctaatatattatatattttaaattcaaACTAATAATTGATAATCACAATTAATATTGATTAATGTATACATACgtagtatattatattatattaaaatatacatTGAAAGTGACCATAGCTCTTTTGTCCTTAAAACGAGATATCTCCATTCTTACCTATTGGgatattcttgattttttttacttgAAATAATATAATGGGGCTGTCGTTGTCATCATCATAGTTTATTAAAACGTTAAGGTAATCTTGTGATCAATTGATTGATCGagttatcaataataataatttattttttttccagtCCAACCTATGCATTGGTGTTAGTTGAACAAATTCTTATTCAATTTTGTACCTGCAATACCAACTTAAATCAGGATATCAAGACTCATGATTAATTAAGAACTTATGCTCGAAGTCAATTTTATAACCTAACCCAAAATATTAATAATGGAAGgtattttttaattaatgatCTAGCTTAGtacattaaaatatatataataataattcttGGTACAATATCGATCATTTCgactcgatgcccaaactcatagcTTAAAGTTCATCCTTTGGTACGTTGATCAATCCtctggtccgacgtccaatctctaaCATGATGTTTTTCGatccaacgtttgattctcctgGTTCAATGATTTGTCTTTCGATGATTTAAGTCGATGATCGAAGTTTTTTTTGCGTCGCTTATCTCAAATgtttattagtccataaactcatcaattgatttcgtcatcaaaatagGGATTCAACGATTGTTTCTTTTTACTAATGACTAAAGGGAAGGTTTATCTAAATGTATCTTCATCTATGTTAGATTTTTCTCTTCACTTCTCAATGTTCATGATTTAAGATTTATTTTGTGACTCGCTTGTATTCATGACTTAGTAACTTTTGCTTTTGTCGATGACAAGGAGAAATAATGGCTCATCTCTTACCGATGTGTTGAGCAAAAagaattatgatatttttataatttttctttgATACGTTTATAACTTTTATTCGACCTATGTATTATATCTTGATAATaattgaatattattttataaaaattaaaataattgaaTGTTTAGGCTTCAAATAATAATctcaataaaattaaatttattttaatttaaattcaaaattagCATTGAAAGGATATATGCTTTGGAGTTCAAGTTCATCGTAACTTTTAAAAAATGACATATAGATAAAAAAAGTCTTGCTAAGACCGGTCATCAATCGATTATCATCAtaaaggagattattgaatctcaaattttgatgataaaattaattaataaattattaaattaatgtgcttttgagataagtaatGTAGAAAATACTTCGATTATACACTTGAACTACGAAAGAGACAAATATCGAACCATAGGATTGGTCAATATACTAAAGAACGAACTTCGCACTAAAAATTCAAACATTATGTCAAAAGGAATAGATATCATATTGAAAGATCAGATATCATGGTGAAGATGATATATCGAATGAGTAAGCAATATACTAGAGATAACATGATGTGTCAGAGGTTTGGTCGAAGTATCGTAAGATAGAAAAATATGTCGAAAGTTTTGATGTTGTGTTAGATAAAATTATTGAGTCAAGATTGAAGTATTCTATAATGAATTGGAGTCATTATCGAGCCATACTAAAGCTCAAGCTGGTAACAGCCTTTGGGCTTAGGCTTGGATCGCAATTAGGTGCATTAGAAGGCTAAACACATAGCTTAATGGTGGCTTGGGCGACAACACAAAAGGTGTTGTTAACCTTATCGACAATAGTAtcatttagattttgatgatacgaTTGCCAAAGTCTTATATTGGATTTTAATTGCTTTCGATAGTAGTGTTGGTGTTAGTATAGTACAATTCAAATCATGAAAATgttaagaatttaaattttgatttCATTGTTGAAGCTTtgtgggtctataaatatcccacttccGTTTAGCTAATGAAACATCAATTCTTGAGGTTTCAAAGTATTTTAAGCACTCATTTTAAGCATCAATTTGGTTGGTTGTAATACTAAAGCATAAGAGATGAGAGATCTTCTCTCGTGCGCCTTGAAACAGAGAAAATTGTAAGGAATCATCGACCTTTACTCATTAGAAAACAAAAATCGTTAATGACAGTTGAAAGTTTATAGGAAAATGGAATAAAAAAAGTGAACGTAGATGGAAAAAAATTGAACAACTATAAAATTAATTGATCTCTTTTTACTCATAACTCAATCCATATGATCGAGTATGATTTAGCTTTACAATCCACCCCAAACTAAAAACCGAGTGCAAGAGGAGGTCGTATCGAGGAAAAGGAAGAGCCTTCCCCACCTATTATTCACCTCCTCCCCCTTTTCCCTCCCTCGTCATTAATTTGATTGCCGTTGGATTGTACAGATTCCAAACTCCACACCCATGTCACCTTGTAAGTAGTTCTCCAATTTATTTTTCCCGTTCCCATTCTTGACACACACTCCAGCTGTTTCCACTCTTTCTTTCCCTCTTTCCCCTCTCCGTGTGTGGTCTTCTTGGAGTGAACAGAAGAATTCTGGAGCTTTATGTTGGTGCCTATTGCTGTACTTTTGATTCGACTGCTTTCTGAGCTCACCCTCGAGGACTCGCAGTGACAATGGTTTGGGGGCTGCAAGAAGATCAAATTTGAACATAAATTCTCACAGGAAGAACAGGTCTTTTCCTTGGGTTTTGCTGTGTTGATTTTCTTGTTGGGATTtacaagggaagaggggaaggaaGTACCCATTTTTTCGCCAGTGTGGAGTGACAAGTGAGCTCTCGTTCATGTTCATGAGCCATTCTGGATCTTCGCCCTCATGTTTCTATGGTCAGTAAAAAGTAGAGTGGTCTAATAATGATGTCCTTCTTG belongs to Musa acuminata AAA Group cultivar baxijiao chromosome BXJ1-11, Cavendish_Baxijiao_AAA, whole genome shotgun sequence and includes:
- the LOC135596708 gene encoding protein ORANGE, chloroplastic-like, coding for MLCSGRILTLPPIPRHPSWRFTPATRIGRPQPPAILKWRPMAARDADAAASSSSSSVDTAAASDPAEKNPSGFCIIEGPETVQDFAKMELQEIQDNIRSRRNKIFLHMEEVRRLRIQQRIKSAEQGIFGERRENELPDFPSFIPFLPPLTPSNLKMYYATCFSLIGGIIIFGGLLAPTLELKLGLGGTSYADFIRSMHLPMQLSQVDPIVASFSGGAVGVISALMVVEINNVKQQEQKRCKYCLGTGYLACARCSSTGTLVLTEPVATISGSDHPLSPPRTDRCSNCSGSGKVMCPTCLCTGMAMASEHDPRIDPFD
- the LOC135596514 gene encoding replication factor C subunit 3-like, yielding MKGPFASFRRSSSEPAVSTSDDAGSTAPDSSAAHSSFLAEEPLRHSQGLLRSFLPSLGFSPGRSKTLPDGAATATSSLGSPPAGHPGGSQISQSSTRGEEGGSRGEITSTSPTSKPSRESEPVPVHLSPVAVTAPAAADAIITAVEKKGSTTNSKDAVSTGVFEEKAYVWANKYRPSALNEFICNRDQAMELRQMVNAPQFSHLIFEGPPGVGKKTMVLATLRDAFGPENLKMKTELKKFELKGEFITNIEVIMRRSSQHVEVNLSDLHGYEKHVIISLIHESYIPSDRYDNCDHTNVRVVVLHEADKLSTDAQHYVCWLMEKYKGCNKIFFCCSDTSKLQIIKPICKIVKLRPPSDNEIIEVLEFIARQESIDLPHHMAKRFAENSKHNLRQAIRSFEASWNSNYSLKENQDILTGWEDDIASIAKSIVDEQSPKQLYIIRGKLKNLIEYDVSPDFIFTTLIVELKKHLDDQLQAKIDDLYREYKNWDNMSFLDAIKHTSLEHPEPSDLKRNVRYFMRIEEFIAKFMSLYKSATTKRVDGP